The genomic window gacaaagtcAGGAAGACAAAAAACACTAAACAATAACAGAAGAAAAGCACACCCAAAAAAACAGAGAGTCTGTTTTGAGTTGATAAAGTGCTTCTGAACATGAGGCCTGCCCCGGAGTGTatcactccactggagaaaaacagtatttccctctcccagcaggtatcaattgcaaatatcTTCTCtgttaggggtgggactttgtgtccacttcctcttctttgtAGGTGTCATGCATGCTGTCAGTTTCTGTGGGTCAATGTGGGGATCAGTCTTGTGTCTGGAAGactctgtttccttggagtcctccgccacttctggctcttacattctttctgcctcctcttctcaaTACATCCCTGATCCTTGAGGCTAGGGGTTTGATAAAGACAGCTCATTAAAGGCTAAGCattccaaggtctctctctcactgtctgcaCATTGagcagttgtgggtctctgtgttaactaCCATCTATTACAAAGGCTTCTCTAGTGATGCCTGAGCCATACACTGAGCAACGGGCATGCATTACATTACACATTAGCAATATGTCATTACAAGTCTTCTTATTCTATGTTCACTTAGCAGGAGAGTAGTAGTGATTCCCCCCAGAGCCATTGTCTCACTGAGTGTGGGGTTCTTCTCCTCACTGTCAGGCATCACATCACATATAAAGGATGCTTACTAAAGGTCAGGCACCATGGTTCATGCCTAGGCTAGAACCTGAGGCCAAGCTCAGATGAGAGCCATAGCCTTGGGGTCAGTTTACAGGCTACATGATGAGGTCATGATATCGCCTACATATCAAGGACCTGGCCCAAGGCCGCATAAGGAGATACTCTCCCAgaagaaaaatgataataataaaatggtaAATAGTTATAGGAAAACTAAAGACAGGGCAGCAGTCGATGGctcttaaaagagaaaattctagACACTGTTACTAACTCACAGCTCTTCCAATGTAAGCAGAGATTTGTAGTATTATGCTTTCAATGGCACCAGCTTTACAACAGATCTTTTGTTTCAGAAATCGCCGTTGTCCACTGAAGAGGTAAAGTGAATTTacatcttttgggttttttttttttttgtaattaaatatattaagatGGAGTGTGCACTATTTTTTTAAGATATCATTTACCAATAGTAAGATATCATCTACCAAACAATGTTAAATAGTTCAGTTGTATTGTGTCGGGGGGGGCGTTGGAAAGACTAGGGGATTCATTTAAGGACATGTTCACTTCTCTCCATTCATGGGCCCACTTGTGTATGCATACCCCATGCatcacagaacatttcatccacaCTGGCATCCTGCCCATCATTGTGCATGCTCAGTAGGTTGAGTGGGTTAAAATGAAACATAATCTTATAAAGTTTGACATCATAAAAACTGTAATTAACAAGAAAGGCAgttctttacaaagaaaaaaaaactgaaaagtaaATCTGTGTCTACAGGGAGTCTATTATTAGGAAAATACCTTGGCATGCATCTAAATAAAACAACTCTGGGTATAAGAAACATTGAGTATAATTCTTTGAATGATAGTCAAGCTGTAAATATCAATGACCAAATTCTAAACTCCTGATTTGTAAgccagggttgggggggggggcatttgtGATAGGCTATAAAATATTAAGTGTGCATGAATAAGCAATGCTCCTGTTTCTGTGAATTCTTGTATAATTATGCGACCTGAGGTCCCTGGCAGTCTTCCAGAATGGGGTAGATAAATTTAGAACAACTGGAGGAATAGATAGAGGTCTTACCACAAGAAGATATTTGAAATTTGATGGTTAAATGCATGACCAATGTTATTAAAATACCCgtctaaaacaaaaatatcactgggatatatatatatatgtatatatatctccaaGTCCATTTCCATTTTCCACATTTTCTGCCTGTCCCTCTGATAACAATACcttgaaagaaatgaaagtttgAGGAAACAGGTCAAAAAAAGCACTACACCTGGAAGAAGAATATGGAACTGAAGGCTTCAAGTAGGACAGTTTGCAGAGAAGGGGGTTGTCAGGTGCAGCAGGCACAGATAAAGACCATGGTGGAGAGCAGCCTGGAAGAATCAGCCCTGCATCCTATGTTAGTCTTTAAAACTGCATTCAATGCTTATCTCAGCTACACCCATCCTAACCTAGGCAGTGTATTCTGCAGTATGTAACACTCTTTCATCTCTATACAAAGTGATTCTCCTTCAGTTTGGATTTGTTAGATTTTCTCAAACTATTTTCATTTCAATCATTGTGGATGCATGttagttgttaaaaaaaaagactaaacaggtgttcctttaaaaacattattcATATATGACCACAGTCATAGCAGAAGTAAATACAGCTACGTGTAACAACAGTCAACTACAATTAACTCCTTTCCTTCTATTTATAGGATTACTTTGGAAATCGCTATCCACTTAATCCATCTCTGAATATCCCGTATGGCCTATGGAATGATAATTTGCCACCTTTTCTTTTGCCTCCTCTTAACAATCAACAAGGAAATGAGATCACCAAATATCCTGGAAATTCTGAGTTTGAAAGAGGGCTGTCTCTCTATCCTTGGATTCCCACTGCTTCTAAACTTCGCTATATATACCAAAGTCTCAACTACCCTGCTGATACTCCACTGAATGCTCCTGCaattgctcctcttcctccttcccgaCCCTTTCCTCCCAGGCCATATCCTTTTGTCATACCTCCAAAGATTTCTGTCATCTCACCTGTTGGACCTGAACCTGCAGCAGCTTCTGCTGTACCTGCTGAAGGCGAAAGCCTGGGACCTGAGTTCCCTGTAGACAAACCTATTTCAGGTCTGCCTCCAGCAGTCAAACTTATAACACCGGTGCCACCCCCTGAACCCAAAACTCTTGCACCCGAGCATGCTCCAGTCCCGTTTGGTGCACCTGAGCCTGCCCCAGTCCCGTTTGGTGCACCTGAACCTGCTTCCCCCCAGTCAGAGGTGACTGTGCCTGCTGCAGCCCGCCCCATGGCACCGGAACCCTCTCTACCTCTGTCTGCGGGAGCACAGCATATGGTAGCTGAATCCCCTGCAGGCCTGTCTCCTGAAAACAAACCTACTTCAGGTGAGCCTGCTGTAGCACAGTCTCTGCCGGCCTTGCCTGCTGCAGGCCTAGCTGCTGAAGCCAAGCTTCCTGCAGCAAATTCTGCTGCAGCCCAACCTCCTCCAGCTGAACTTATGGCGAGCCAATCTGTTGTGGGAAAACTTATTACAGCTGAGCCTACTGAACCAAAACGGGAGAGACCTGAGCCTTTTGAGACCAAAGCTGCTGGCCAAGAACCACAGCCTTTTTTTAACCAGGTAAGTTACCTACTCTAACCACCGCAATGTGTGGTGTTTATAGACCGGAAGGCACACAACTTCTGTACAAGAAACACACTGGCTTAAAATCTAGTCTTTTAGTGGACGGTTAGTCAACAGATAAActgcaaatattaaaaatatatagggCATTACCATATACTTATAAAAAGAACTTTCAGGATTTGAATACTTGAATGTATTCATTAGCGCCTAGATATCTCTTGTTTCTTCTCACATCTTCTCATATCGCATATCTTTGATAAACTTCCTGTTAGGTAAAAATGATGAGTGGGGCCACATTACTGAGTGAGATGGCTCACATCCATTTGtaaccctcttctggctttcacatactccaagtatgtgtgtttgtgtgtgtgtgtgtgtgtgttgtgttacatatagtatatgtataatGCAGAAAACATTTCTATACATATAAAACAGGTTAAAAGTGATTAGCTAGATAAATTTACCTTATTCGTCGTATTCGAGGAAGAATTAAGGGTTTACCCTTATATACTATGCACActtaatacacacatacacacaaagacatatattTGCACAAATACACACCATTTAGTCTATAATGTGGAATCCCTAGAACTCTGTGTGGGCAACATGCTAAAACACTTACTAGTTCATCTTTTTCTGTGTCCCGTATCTTAATAACAACTATTCTTCAAAATAAGAGGTTACAAtcgtgggggaaaaaaacccttttcttcctcataattatctttcttttcagataagatctcattatataaccagggctagcctagaactcacagagatccacctgcctttgcctcctcggggctgggactaaaggtatgcaccacacccagcccctccttataattttaaacatatactTTATTTCCGACAAGAGACTAAACACTCTTTATGTTAACCATCTTGTCGCCAAGCAAATTTTTCTGGAACTTTTATAAAGCATCGCAGAATAACtatattatttagaaaacaaagctCCAGTGCTaccaaatgaaatatatttaatcaaaagTGAAAATACCCATTTTCTTTTTAGGTAGGGAAGTGAGATTTTTCCGGAGAAGAGAATGATATTCATTTGTTTCTGTAAGTCATGCATAATAATGAGATGTGAAAGTTATGGATTATCTACACTACATATCCTCAGCTGAAACTACCTTTGAatcaatatatatgtaatttggatgcatatatgtatgtatgtatatatatatatgtatatacatgtatgtatggatatggatatacacatatatgaaatgaGAAAGCAGAGTGCAGTTGCTAGTTATCAGTGCCTCAGAAGTTAAGACATGATGAATTTGTTTCCTGTGTGATATTTTCAGGCTATTATTAGAATAGAAAATTCTTCTTTAAACTGATCCAAACTGAATATGACCTGACTACCCTGCAATGATGCTCATCCCTCTAGGAACGAGCTCCTCTAAAGGGAAAGGAGACAAATGTGAAGTGCTGTTCATTAAGATCTGCGGGCCATTCTCCATCCTCAGTCACTTCCTGCTCATCGGTCTCACCCCACACACTGTCCTGAAGAAAGGCCCAGGCCAAAGTGCTCAGTTGATCTCCTTACTTcctatctaataaaaaataagtgaaataagtaaaacaaataaactatTTCCAAGTCCTTATGCCTCTGTCTTACCCCCAAATTATTACCAGGCTATGATTATAAATGTTTACTGGACAAGGAAATGGGGATACATTATTTTGACTGTCAGCCAAATAAAATTCTACTGTGGTGTCACTGTGCCTAAAGTTATATTGAGAATAAATGTGATGTAAGTTAGCACTGTTGATGAAGCACTTTAACAAAACCCATTCTCAAGGACATTAGACATTTTCAGTTTTTCCTTAAACTACTAACCCCACCTAAATtaagtgacattttattttactagtATTTAGGATGAGAGGCCTATTAGTGAATAATAATATCAAGATACTAGATTCATTTAATAATTTCACATGTACATAGGCATGTGTACCAAGTTTCTTACATGTAAGATACTCAATATGAAATAGGTAAGGGGATAAATGCTATCTTGATGGACAGACTATTAAGATGAAAAAAGAATTTTCCTTTATTCATATGTTTCCATGTCAAGAGACAGTGTTGATCGAAATCAATAGCTACTCAAACCCATATTTTGTGATATCTACATATGCATTCAAATAAACTGCAATGTTGCATTTTAATTAAACTGTTACACAGATGCTTATTAATTTCTAtaagaatatttatttgtaaGAATGCTGCACCTgtatgcagacagaggagaaaacattcttttaattGTGTATAGTGATGAGTAATTTTAGATGAATATTCTATATAGTCCTTCATATCAAACTCATGAGTAAAGACAAACAACTTTGACTTATATGTAAGAAATTTAAGTTTATTATACAAAGCTGAcatgttgttttattgttttacagATGCTGATGAACAAATCAAAGAAAcctaaatgttcttttttttctcaacaaaTAGTTCCTAGGTTTTATTAAAACTATCAGTCTCtccatatttgtttgtttgtgtgggaTTTCTTTAGACGTATAACAAAATAATATTGctgaaatgatttattttcagttcaaatgatataatatatactttatagGTATAGCTACAGAAATTTAAGTATGCAGTAATAGTACCTTTCTTCAAACCAGTTCTAGGATACAACACAAATACATTGTTGTCTTTTGTTCTTAAATCCTTTCTCCTAAAAACCATGTGACCACTCACTCCCGCCCACTGCCATTTTCTTGGCTTCAAAATGTTATCAACTTTTCTAGACAATTTTGTATTTCGCTTGTGTCAGGAGCCATCCATGTTCCTCTCAAAGATTAAGGCCTGACAGTAATCGGACAAATAGACACTGTTCTCACTTTAAAGACAAGGCTCACTGTTCAACTGTGAGGTTGAACAGTGGTTTCAGTACTTTCTTTTGACTCTTGCAACAAATTACCACAAAATAcacagtttataaaaaaaaaaaaagaaaaagaaagaaagagagaaagaaagaaagagagaaacctcTTTCCTCATGGTAGGTGtgaagatcaaaagttcaaaagTAATTTCACCAAGTTAAAATCAGTGTGTTGGCAATACATGCTGCGGATGGCCCTGGGGAAatttcttccagtctctgcctcagGCTGTCACCTTTTGGCTTCTACCCACCTTCTTTGAAATGCAGTCACATGCACCCAGTGGtctaaaagagaaagtgagaaatccTAGCTTGGTGGATACACAACAAATCTCAGCACATCTTACCTTACTAGTAAAGATCCGACCTCTTAGTTTTCTTCCCAAAAATACAGCACAGTCACTTTCTTgtcagatcagaaaaaaaaaacaaaaaaacaaaaaaacaaaaaaaccctcaagatCCTTACCCTTCACTGCATCAAAATGAGACTAATGAGACTATTCCTTTTTACAAGGTTGCCCCTGCTGCACAATTCTAAATGGAAACAGGAAAGCCAAGGTGTGCATGACTTTCCTCTCTGGACATGAGTGTTGTAAGCGATGATTTCCTCCAATGATATGAAAAGTGGGCTTTATATTTTTGGACTATCAAAGTCCACCTCCTCCTTGGAAGGGTAGAGCCCTGTTATTTTGAACTTACTTTGCAGAGAATAGAATGACAGTGACCACAGGATGGGGGCTGCCATAGTGTTCACAGTGTAAAAATATGCAGTTAGAAGATAAAAagctctggagaaaaaaaaaactgcaactAGATGACAAGATATTAATGTATTATCTACTAGAAATTTATTGAGAGAGTATACTTTAAGAATAGTTCCCGCCTTCCAATATGCACCCAAGCACTAAGCAGACCTTGGGctttagctctgcacccaatcccacaaaatcCAGAGGaggtggggctcccaggagcgaTAACCTCagcagtatcttagataaggagagagcaacacccaccccaaacagggagtaactgggacccaggaCTTTACTCCTGGCCAGGGGCACTGGTACCTTCCAGTCTGCAGCTGAGCACTGAGTATATCTTGGGattcagctctaaccccagcagcaacacccaccaacacagttctgacacaaccaagataatagcaaagacaggctccagtcagacacagtgagcacaggtagcactaaagataaccagatggcaaaaggcaagcgcaagaacataaacaacagcaacctagggtacttgacatcatcagaacctagttctcccacaatagaaagtcctgaattttccatattactaggaaaacaagattcagatttaaaatcacttctaatgatgatgatagaggactttaagagggacataaataactctctcaaagaaattgaggagaacacaggtgaacaggtagaagcccacaaagaggaaacacaaaaattccttaaagaattaccaAAAAACtcacaaccaaacaaacaaaaccatctaggacataaaaatggaggtaggttcatgtatctccaccagtcaaagatagttgatatatctaggttgggtaatgggttacacctctgactgagcaataccaaacttataaagcctttgattaacatttttttaaaataatgtataagtgcaaaaaggaaaagggggcaagggataggggttttctaagggaggagatggggaaaggggatagcatctgaagtgtaaataaaatatccaataaaaaaatggaggtagaaacaatacagatacatacaatacaatacaaagggagactaccatgcAGATAGCATAGGAGAGAAATCAGGAGTcaaagatgcaagcatcaccaataaaatacaagagctagaagagagatTCTCAGGTGCAGacgataccatagaaaatattaacacaactgtcaaagaaaattcaaagtgcaaaaagttcctaacccaaaacatccaggaaatccagacacaatgagaagaccaaacctaaggataataggtatagaagagagtaaagatttccaacttaaagggccaataaatatcttcaacaaaattatagaagaaaacttccctaacctaaagaacaaaatacccataaacatacaagaagcctacagaatgccaaatagactagacaagaaaaaaaataccttctgtcacataataatcaaaacaccaaatgaacaaaacaggaaagaatactaaaagcagtaagggaaaaaggccaagtaacacataaaggcagacctatcagaaagaattacaccagacttctcaccagatactataaaagtgagaagatcctggacagatgtcatagagaccctaagagaacacaaatgccagcctaggctactatagccagcaaaactctcaattactatagatggagaagccaaaatattccatgaaaaaaaaaaaaaaacaaatttacacaatatctttcctcAAATCCAGCActataaaggataatagagggaaaactccaatacaaaaagggaaattataccctaggaagagtaagaaagaaattctccaacaaatccaaaagaaaatagccacacaaacataaagccAACactaataacagaaataacaggaagcGAAAATCTcctttatgggctggagagatggctcagctgttaaaggctaggctccttaatatctcttaacatcaatggattcaattcccccaataaaaagacatagaccaaAGGACTGGATAAATAAACAAGACCAAGCATTTTGCTGTACACAGGatacgcacctcagtgacaaagacagacactagctaagagtaaaaggatggaaaaaaattttttcaagcaaatgatcctaagaaacaagatggagtagccattcaaatatcgaataaaatcgacttttaACTTAAAggtatcaaaaaagataaggaaggacacttcatactcttcAAAGGAAAAGTGAACCAAGATGatctcaatactgaacatctatgcgccaaatgcaagagcacccactttcataaaagaaaccttactaaagctcaaagcacacatggcacctcacacaataatagtgggagacttaaacaccccactctcaacaatggacagatcatgaaaatagaaactaaacagaaatacagtgaaactaacagaagttatgaaccaaatggatttaacagatagctataggacatttcatcctaaaacaaaagaatataactttttctcagaacttaatgataccttctccaaaacagactatataatcacaaaacaggcctcaacagatacaagaaaattgaaataaccccatgcatcctatcagatcaccatgaactaaggctggtcttcactaacaacaaaaacaatggaaagcccacattcacgtagaaactgaacaatactctactcaatgataacataGTCagggaagagataaagaaagaaattaaagcctttttagaatttaatgaaaatgaagacacatcataccaaaatctataggacacaatgaaagcagtgctaagagaaaaactcatagctctaagggcttacaaaaagaaactggagagagcctacattaacaacttgacaccacacctgaaagctctagaacacaaagaagcaaatacacccaagaggagtagactgcaggaaataatcaaactcaggtctgaaatcaacaaagtagaaacaaaaggaactacttaaagaatcaataaaaccataagatagttctttgagaaaatcaacaagatagataaatccttagccagactaaccagagggcagagaatcagtatccaaattaataaaatcacaactgaaaagggagacataacaacagaaactgaagaaaatttttaaaaaatcatcagctccTACTACAAAACCCTATACTCAAGCagattggaaaatctggataaaatggacaattttctagacaaataccagttactaaag from Arvicanthis niloticus isolate mArvNil1 chromosome 7, mArvNil1.pat.X, whole genome shotgun sequence includes these protein-coding regions:
- the Prr27 gene encoding proline-rich protein 27 codes for the protein MRLLLWACIMCVAFAKRRRYPFIHKKSPLSTEEDYFGNRYPLNPSLNIPYGLWNDNLPPFLLPPLNNQQGNEITKYPGNSEFERGLSLYPWIPTASKLRYIYQSLNYPADTPLNAPAIAPLPPSRPFPPRPYPFVIPPKISVISPVGPEPAAASAVPAEGESLGPEFPVDKPISGLPPAVKLITPVPPPEPKTLAPEHAPVPFGAPEPAPVPFGAPEPASPQSEVTVPAAARPMAPEPSLPLSAGAQHMVAESPAGLSPENKPTSGEPAVAQSLPALPAAGLAAEAKLPAANSAAAQPPPAELMASQSVVGKLITAEPTEPKRERPEPFETKAAGQEPQPFFNQVGK